The nucleotide window GTTCATCAAATTTGTactttttcagagtaaatgttTTGGAACGAACAAGATGAGATAGAACctaaaatgtaaatgaaaaagtatATTAAACATTTTCTAGTCTTGTTGAAATAAAGACTGCAGATATTTAAAGTATGTTTCCGTGTACTTATTTTCAATGTAAAAAGTTTTATGATtttcaaataggcctacattaaaaaAGGCCTACAGTGTTGTGTGCTGTGATTTATCACAATTTATATTGTTCAAACCGTTCGGTATTATAGcctacaatgactgaggaagcctagtgatgagtccatagcaaccagttcatgtgttgaattggTTATTACCCaatgtgctttgttgaatggtctcaatgttttattgttttatttcatgtgaatactagTTTACTAGATGAGTAATTTAGTAGGCTATTTGAAGtaatgcaggaagtgtgcatgtAGTTTctatgcttattgtgtttccacaacaatgttagtgtgtaaatctactgaaatggccaccatcttggtggagTGTGCGTAAGATCAGAAAGCGGAGGTTAATTTAGGCTATGTGTTGTGACACTGAATACACAATGATCATTTGTATAAGTTTGTTAAACTTACATTAGTGTATAaggcagggattcccaaactgtggtaggCTACaagctgccactagggggtacgcgagatgaaaagggcaatgtcggaaaggtgttaaaaatgattaattaattaataatctaattaattcatAAATAATTTTGAATCGGGttataatgatatggaaacGTGACATTAAAGGACATTATTTGTAAACTCTGCAGTATCCTAGGCTAgattttcattaaaaaataagctacccacaatgcacatGATTTCTTGCGGGCAGCCAGAATATCTGACGCGTTAGTTTCGTGGAAATATAGGTAGAAGGCTACGCAAACATGGAAAACTGGCTAAAAACGGACACTGTCCAAAAAAAGGCCTAATTAAAGCGATCGAAGAGGAGaagcgagagaaacagagcaggagacAGGTAACGGGAAATGGGTTGGGGGGCAGAAAGATGAAGGTGGAAGTGGAGAGCAGGGGGATTTAAAGAAAGGACTAGACAGAAAAGACTGATAAAACGAAAGTATGATGAGCCATAAGCCTAGGCTTCACGTGGATTGGGAGACAGACTGCCCAAATCCACAGTGCGTGGTTTGCAGTGAAGTGCTATCTAACCAGTCAAatgttctccacactgttttttttttagcgtgcaagctcatagaccagttgcacattttgattgttatcatgtagggcggctaattaaacatgatgcctggaatgcgtcaatagaatgtgttgcGTTTTTATGTGTCGGGTGGTGGGGATGCGCGAGCCGAGTCATGATGTAAAAGGTGGTCTGCGGGAAAAAAAGGTTTGGGAACCGCTGGCATAAGGGATAACCTGTTGGGGAGGATGATGCCTTTTTACtaactaggcctactttggaGAGTCCtagaaaaatgtattattgtcaaggaggggaggaggggggggggggggggtgaagtcTATTTGACAATAGATCCTGAAAGGTCTCCGGTAGCTCCTTATATTAATTACGACTAGTCCCTAACCAAAATAAATTGTCACCATAATTAATGTTGAGGGGGCTTTTCCTTGAAGGAAGATGAGTTTTTTTAACCTATAACTCCATATACCAGATGGCTTCGTATAGCTGACACTGATCATTACACAAAATTAAAAACTGGACATATTGTAGCCTAGTGGAGAATCAGTAGCCCTTTCAATCAGAACGTTCTTTCCATCTTAAAAGGGTAAGCGAGTGCTATTTCTTCCATGCCCTGTAGGGGTGTTACTTTCACGGGAATGTAGGTTATGTACTCcaggcctacaggctacattTTCACATAACCGCGGTAATTGAGGACAGGTTGGTTTGCAGCACTTTTGTTGGATCTGATGGTGAAATCAGTGGTGAGGTCTGTTGAAACCTGCTTTGCGTGTTCAAAatgccgaaacccgggatcgaaccagggacctttagatcttcagtctaacgctctcccaactgagctatttcggcgTGCGCCCTCTAGTGGAGCCTCAAAAGACAACCTCGAACATCAACGTTTCAATTCTGTGGTCATTCTCATGTGTTGCTCTCTACGATTTCGCAATGTCGCCTACGTCGTTGCACATGGTGCGCCTGTGAAAAATAAATGGCTTAAAGCAGCGTGCTTCGGATCCAGCTGAAGCATTTTTACATGGCCTGAGGACTTTGTTTGCATGGAACCCCTTCATTTAGGCTACATACGTAACCTGGAATTGTGTCTCTGTCATAAAGGACATGAGGCGCGAGGACCGAGGACCAAAGTAGTCAGGTTTGATTATGGGTCTATTCTATATGGCTTGCCTTGTCCTTTGTACATAGGCTAcatcggacttgtaaccggagggttgccggttcgaaccccgaccagtaggagcggctgaagtgcccatgagcaaggcacctaaactcctcactgctccccgagcgccgctgttgtagcaggcagctcactgcgccgggattagtgtgtgcttcacttcactgtgtgctgagtgtgtttcactaattcacagattgggataaatgcagagaccaaatttccctcacgggatcaaaagagtatatatacttataatatATTACACAGGCCCCGCTGGATAAAATATCAGTGATTgcaatataggcctaccaaCAGCAGAGAACCAATAATGAAATGATCCACTATTGTTAATGGAATAAACATTTACCCTTGTAAGAATAATGTAAAATGTGTGTAAGTGGTTTCAATATAAATGCAAATGGGCTGAGTATCATATAACTACAATAACCGATCTATATGTAtatggcataggcctacttactcATAAAAGTTGCCCCCACAAATGTTGTGACGTCAGTAAAACAACAGAGGGCTGGGTTGGCTCCAGACAAAACGAGAGCGCCTCCTTTTACGCAAGGGCTGCTGGGAAAAAAAGGACAGCGCTTTAGATCACAAGAGGTACGTGAAATAGAAGGGAAACCTGGCGTGTTTTTTTTACGCTTAAACATATATCAGCGTTATCGCCTGTGATCTAAAACACATCAAGCTTCTCACACGCTCTGCAACCAGGCATTTGCGCGTCAAAAGGCTACACAGATATTCGTTTCTTACCGATTGttggctggctagctagctcagTTTTGGGACATCAAAAGACAACATTCTTCCCCAGCTGAGGCAGGGGGCTTGCATAGCTGAGTAATGCTTCCGAGTTCTCCACGAGAAGATGGATGAAAAGTCCAACAACAGTCGACTTCTGATCGCCCTGGTGATGGTGGTGCTGTTCGGTGTCAttgtactacagtatgtttgtCCTAGCTCCGATTGCCAGTTGCTACACCTGGGGTCATTGTCCAAGTCGAGAGATAGCACGCCGCAGTCACTGTCTGGGGGAGTCGATGGTGCTAACAGCGGGACTGGTGGGGATCCATACGTCGCCGAGGATGGTGCTCTGTCGCGTTTTGTTCCCCGTTTCAACTTCACAACAAAAGACCTTGACCGAGTCATAGACTTTAACATCAACGGCGATGATGTTATTGTTTTTCTGCACATTCAAAAGACTGGGGGTACAACCTTCGGTCGTCATCTGGTCCGCAACATTCACTTGGAGAGACCGTGCGAATGCCATGCTGGTCAGAAGAAATGTACCTGTTACCGACCAGgcaagaaggagacatggcTTTTCTCCAGGTTTTCAACCGGCTGGAGCTGTGGCCTGCATGCCGACTGGACAGAACTGACCAACTGTGTACCGGCTAAGATGGGCGTTCATGAGCCGCCTGAAACACAAAAGCCACCGAGGTAGGTCTCccaacgtagcctaggctacttttgatTCTTTCTCGAATTCTGAATTCATTGTCCTGTTGAACCAGACACTGCATCAAATCGCATATTTTGTGATGTCATGTCATCACACCTAGACTATGCATCTGCCACCAATTTTACGATTCACTCTACATTTTCTTTATTCTAAGGGATTTAGGGTCGTTGTTAGGTCAAGCCTCAACTATTGGGTATGCTTTGTCTTCCCTAAGAGCGCTAACAGCAGGCGCACTGCAGCTTCTATTCACTTTTGATTCCCTAGAAGCAGAGCGGCCTAAAACATCTGCCGCTCAGACAAATGTGTGCCCCTGCATGGTGCTAACTGATACCCAGCATAGGTTTACACACAACTTTGTGTTTAGAATAGGCCTATGGAGTAATCTGCTATATGAAATCCAAATGATGATATTGTTATGAAACACTGGtaacaaacaataataacatgaATTTTAAGATAAGGATATGGATGTGTTGAGACCCttttagctgttttttttttcctgaagcCGGAATGAGATGCCACTGTCTGCTTTTCTCTCACTTCAGAAAATGCCTGATACAGAACAGCTGGTTAGTTCTTTAAACAAACACTTATGCCACTTCTTGTCTGTTTTCCATGTAGAAAGCACTAATTTCAATTGGTTCATATCTGGAACAGCAACTGACATGTGACAGACCGCCTAGGTTTATGGGACTAGATTTACAACAGCCACTGTAGAAAGTTAAGCATTAATAGATTGTGGTTGCTCACTAAAGACATGGAATGTTGATGGTTTAAAACAGTGTCAATAAAATATAGTGACAGTTTGACTGAGTCCTTGATCAGATTCATGGCCTGTAGCATTAGTCTTCCAGACCAGTATGTATTCACAAGGACGGGAGGATGTATCTCCttggcaagagagagacagcagaatGTCTTTTCTGGTCCTCTTACTCAGCAGCGTGTTGTCAGCTGTTAGGTACTGATTCATGCTGGTGGGAGGTGGGGCTCAGACAAAAAGCCAACACACAGAGATAAACTGCTTAGAGTGAATAGTGCAGCTTTTCATGCTGTGCTCATGGAGTTGTTTGCATAAAGGTTATTTTTCTTGGCCACAGACCAGCACCCAAGAATTAGCCTAATAgaagaaaaataacaaagaaaTAAATTCCTTACAGGTGTTTACCTCCTGACATCATTTGCTGCAAAAGGATGTGTTTTCCCCTTGAGGTTCCCTGAGGTCACAGCAGGCCATTATAAATACAAGAGTCAACATACAGGATTAAAATGGGTTAATGCCCCCAGACTAACACAAAGACGGTGGCACGGAAAAAGCTTCCATGCAATAGAGTGCCACCTTGAGCACAACACAGCTCAAAAGGGTCCCTCTGCCTGAGGCCAGTCCAGGAAAACCAtagaaggaggagagggtgaTCCAGGGAAGAGGAAAGGAAACAAGAGGGAACAGAAAGATTTACAAGTATGGACCAATGTGCTTAAATACAAGAATACCAGTAAATAGCCATTGAAAAGCAGATAGGCCAACACTTACATCATCCAGATTTGGCAAGGTTCATTTTACTGGTTTTGCATTTTGGTATCCTTTACTTTTTTAAGTTTCAGTTTTATTTGGTACTAAGGTGGTGCAGACAAAAAACAACACAGTTTTATAATTTATTGCGAGGATGCTAACAAGTGTCTTTTGCACTTAGCTGTAAAACCTCTCCTTGCATTTTCGTGACGTTTCCGTCCCAGAACTATATTGTGCATAGCCCTAGTGGGAATAACAGATGTGTTCATCACATCATCATGTCACATCAAAATCAATTTGAAGATGATGCCAAAACTAGTAGTGTGAGACATACCACAACATAAGTACCTGCTTAAAACTCTGCTGTAAACCAACACATTAAACTCTTTAAAATCTGTTGTGTTGACACAGTAAATTAACCAAGAGCAGTTGAGTTGTCTTTGTGCATCTTGTTAAGATGCAGGCTCACATTATAATTTCAGTAGTTATGTAAGGTAAAAGATGACATGTTCCTCCATAGTCATTTCTTGGCTTACTTAAGTTCTAACTGTATGGGCTTCGTCTGCTTCTCTCAGCAGGAATTACCACTACATCACCATACTGAGGGATCCAGTGTGGCGCTACCTCAGTGAATGGCGGCATGTGCAGCGCGGGGCCACCTGGAAGGCCTCTGTGCACTGGTGTGACGGCCGCGCCCCGACGCTGGCTGAGCTGCCCAGCTGCTACAGCGGCGACGACTGGTCCGGCTGCTCGCTGGAAGAGTTCATGGCCTGCCCCTACAACCTGGCCAACAACCGGCAGACGCGCATGCTGGCCGACCTGAGCCTGGTGGGCTGCTACAACCTGACGGCCATGAGCGACCATGAGCGCGGCGCCGTGCTGCTGGAGAGCGCCAAGCGCAACCTGCGCCGCATGGCCTTCTTCGGCCTCACCGAGTACCAGCGCAAGACGCAGTACCTGTTCGAACACACCTTCCGACTGGCGTTCATCGCGCCCTTCACGCAGCTGAACGGCACGCGCGCGGCCAGTGTGGAGGTGGCCTCTGAGACACAGCGGCGCATCCGGCAGCTCAACGAGTGGGACGTGGAACTGTACGAGTACGCCCGCGACCTCTTCCTGCAGCGTTTCCAGTTCGCGCGGCAGCAGGAGCGCCGACAGGCCCGTGAACGCAGGCAGCAGGCACGCCGACGGCTGCGGACTAAAGGCCTGCCCTGGCTGGGGATGGGCGCGAAGCCCACCGAGAGACCGGGGAGGCCACAGCAGCCGGAGGCGGAGTCCAACCCCAGCCAAAATCAGCCGCCATCTGAGGAGAAGCTGGACGATCTAAATACTGGATCATGGGAGGAAAGCGAAGCTCAGTCTGAAGAGTCCTGGTGGGACGTAGAGGAGAATGACTCCATTGAGGACTACATGGAAAATGTAGAGCAGTGGTAAACACGAAAGGCACATGGAGGAGTGGTAACTAACGGACAGCCAACTCACTTCGTCTGCCTCTGACCACTGGGAACTCATTCAAACCCACATATACCAACTACTATTGTAGCCTTCTACAACATATCATGATCTGCTACAGTTTGCACACACTATGTTCTCATATTGTAATTTGTTATCTGTGTCACAGTACAATTtaaaggtgtatgatgtacacTACAGTGTAATGTATGATGTAACTAACTTAAAAACCTTTGAAGCTTTCTCTCCTCAATCAATGTGTACCACAATCACCCCGTTCCCCACAGAATGTTCCTGTTGTGCTCCCGGACTGTACTAATATGGAACTGTTACTGTTACTATaagctttctttttttatactGAATCAAAATGCCTTTTGTCAATTGTTGGAATGTTTTTATATGCATAGTCAATTGTTATGGTTTTGATTTATTATGTTCTACTGAGTTATACTGAGCTACGCATTTTAACTTTGGCCATTTACAGTTCACTGTATTTGCTCATAACAATAGACTGAAAAAGAACAAGGAATGTGATTGAAAAGAATACTGTTTGTTGTTTCCCACAAATAAATTTTGTAATAATCTCGTATCTACTTCTGGTAGTGAATTATTCCGtttatggtaggctagcctattttaAAGATCATTAGTTTCCTACCTAATATGTATTGCATTGGCAACTGCTATCTAATTTCAGTACGGTTTCATATTGGGGAAATATGGTAaccttttattttgttttgtgtgggtGTTGTTTACTGGGACACCTGAAATGATTTACAATTTACTGTTACAATTTATTTACTATTAGGTTGAACCACGCAACCTCAAGGTCTAGccgtcatgtttttttttctctccagttCAACTTCAAATACACCAGATGGCGCCAAAGTCTCTGGCACGAGATTTTCTGCACTTTTCTGTCCTGTTCAACTTCATGCCGCGCGGAGTTGCATATGAATCAACAGCTCCTAGCAGAAGATGAGGATGAGAACATTTCTACCCTCTCAAAAAAGTGGAGGTAGACTTGAGCGTTAACGTTAAGAATAGACATACCTTAATTTTAACAGCAAGATCAATTAGGTGGTTGTTGGAGAGGCTTATGTTTCTTATCTAAACGCTCTATTTTGCTTAAATTAATATTTAAGCTATATATTTATTCTTACATACTGGTATATTCAATAAGATCTATGCGACATTATAATCTGAATACAATTCAACGTTTGTAATTGGCTCTATTCTactgaaattcaaaatgaactcCACCCTCTTTTCGACTGGGTTCAGAAAATGGTCAATGTGTGGTCTGTATGGGTATATGTACTGTTTTACAGTGATTCTCTCACCCTACACCAGTTATTACAGTCAACTCAAACGGGATTCCCCCAAAATGGAGGCAACACGGCAATGCGTAATACTGGTCAggagacgcacgcacacattaccTCGCAACCCTCCCTCATTTTCACTTCGCCTCGTGTAGCAAGCAACGATAGCTTGCTTCACGCTTCCCATCGCTTGCTTTAATCGCTAATGTAGCATTTCATGCATTGCATTCAGTGCTTGCATAGAAACCCAGTACAGTTAAAgaaatattaagaaaagtttaGTTTGTATTCTCAGGCACCCGTGTACATTCATCCACTTTCGCGACGTGTCGAAAATAGATAAATGATTGGTTGTGCTTGTAGGAGAGAATGATTTAAAAATACGTCTGGGAGGCCGATTATTTATCACAAAGTCTGATGAAACAGCTGTCTAGTCAGGTAAGAGACTTCCTAGTTGCAGTATTTCCTTTATCATAAACTTACGCATGTTCTTGACCAATCCTATGATGAAAGCCCGATATGTCGATAGACCGATACAATTATATTGTTTTCGAAAGTCTAATTTGAACGCAGCCCTCAGAATGTCGTGGCCAGGTGACAGTTCGTCTTTCACTCCTGCTATATCTATCTATGCTAGGCTGTTGTATCCCATGTTAAAGATTTGGGAGGTTCATTTGAAGAACCATTTCTGCATTGTGAGCGGCTGGTAGTTTTTAATAACTAAGCAGTTGTGCAAAGCCTTTTTTACATGGCATACATTTTTTTAGGTCTGGCTGGCTGTCAAACATCTCAACCATTTTCAAATGCGTAGCATTCTAGTAGCTAAAGGTTCATAG belongs to Alosa sapidissima isolate fAloSap1 chromosome 20, fAloSap1.pri, whole genome shotgun sequence and includes:
- the hs6st2 gene encoding heparan-sulfate 6-O-sulfotransferase 2 isoform X2, whose amino-acid sequence is MDEKSNNSRLLIALVMVVLFGVIVLQYVCPSSDCQLLHLGSLSKSRDSTPQSLSGGVDGANSGTGGDPYVAEDGALSRFVPRFNFTTKDLDRVIDFNINGDDVIVFLHIQKTGGTTFGRHLVRNIHLERPCECHAGQKKCTCYRPGKKETWLFSRFSTGWSCGLHADWTELTNCVPAKMGVHEPPETQKPPRNYHYITILRDPVWRYLSEWRHVQRGATWKASVHWCDGRAPTLAELPSCYSGDDWSGCSLEEFMACPYNLANNRQTRMLADLSLVGCYNLTAMSDHERGAVLLESAKRNLRRMAFFGLTEYQRKTQYLFEHTFRLAFIAPFTQLNGTRAASVEVASETQRRIRQLNEWDVELYEYARDLFLQRFQFARQQERRQARERRQQARRRLRTKGLPWLGMGAKPTERPGRPQQPEAESNPSQNQPPSEEKLDDLNTGSWEESEAQSEESWWDVEENDSIEDYMENVEQW
- the hs6st2 gene encoding heparan-sulfate 6-O-sulfotransferase 2 isoform X1; the protein is MDEKSNNSRLLIALVMVVLFGVIVLQYVCPSSDCQLLHLGSLSKSRDSTPQSLSGGVDGANSGTGGDPYVAEDGALSRFVPRFNFTTKDLDRVIDFNINGDDVIVFLHIQKTGGTTFGRHLVRNIHLERPCECHAGQKKCTCYRPGKKETWLFSRFSTGWSCGLHADWTELTNCVPAKMGVHEPPETQKPPSRNYHYITILRDPVWRYLSEWRHVQRGATWKASVHWCDGRAPTLAELPSCYSGDDWSGCSLEEFMACPYNLANNRQTRMLADLSLVGCYNLTAMSDHERGAVLLESAKRNLRRMAFFGLTEYQRKTQYLFEHTFRLAFIAPFTQLNGTRAASVEVASETQRRIRQLNEWDVELYEYARDLFLQRFQFARQQERRQARERRQQARRRLRTKGLPWLGMGAKPTERPGRPQQPEAESNPSQNQPPSEEKLDDLNTGSWEESEAQSEESWWDVEENDSIEDYMENVEQW